From Penicillium psychrofluorescens genome assembly, chromosome: 1, one genomic window encodes:
- a CDS encoding uncharacterized protein (ID:PFLUO_000100-T1.cds;~source:funannotate) produces the protein MNAGCEKCDATGNAECAAIANDWDSTAPSATATLGIALQAHDDFVDVVFDKPASRVMSSKFDTSLLLSIVAITTCVPGVDPRETNYGTQCAQLAQRLIVSDLGRPTILKAQAMLLVIRYHMWTAKFTEALMLMGTLTRFAFALRLNYENPNICSLAQESRRRLMWGIYILDTMLADTQNKLLRPHTTLQQFRTALEN, from the exons ATGAATGCCGGATGCGAAAAGTGCGATGCGACGGGCAACGCCGAGTGTGCGGCAATTGCCAACGACTGGGATTCGACTGCTCCTTCCGCGACGGCAACACTCGGGATAGCCCTACAGGCCCACGACGACTTCGTCGATGTCGTGTTCGACAAGCCTGCATCGCGTGTCATGAGCTCAAAGTTCG ACACCAGTCTCCTGCTATCCATTGTGGCTATCACAACCTGTGTCCCAGGCGTCGACCCTCGTGAAACAAATTATGGGACGCAGTGCGCACAACTTGCACAGCGCCTCATTGTTAGCGACCTGGGCCGACCGACCATTCTCAAGGCGCAGGCAATGCTACTGGTGATCCGGTATCATATGTGGACCGCCAAATTTACGGAGGCACTGATGCTCATGGGAACACTTACCCGATTTGCTTTTGCTCTGCGTCTGAACTACGAGAATCCAAACATCTGCTCTCTCGCGCAAGAGTCACGCCGTCGTCTCATGTGGGGCATCTATATCCTCGACACTATGCTCGCAG ATACACAAAACAAGCTGCTTCGTCCACACACGACACTGCAACAATTCCGAACCGCATTGGAGAACTAG
- a CDS encoding uncharacterized protein (ID:PFLUO_000101-T1.cds;~source:funannotate), with product MASSITLGLPKIYASKGDKCVPPVNDWIIGTWHVTHSSLPLWKGKRNVNITYEILPTDSSGVTKIDDLVKYQAIGSDKIKSVHGVDTPSPGNPGAWDWRGKGWLMIASSHWECMGFGHADENNQWMVTYFAKTLFTPAGIDIYSRNKQGLPQSKIDEILHALRDFGVTQLTELANGIFQIPQN from the coding sequence ATGGCTTCCTCCATTACCCTCGGACTCCCCAAAATCTATGCAAGCAAGGGTGACAAGTGTGTGCCCCCTGTCAATGACTGGATCATCGGGACCTGGCACGTCACCCACTCGAGTCTTCCTCTCTGGAAGGGCAAGCGCAACGTCAACATCACCTACGAAATACTGCCCACCGACTCGTCCGGAGTGACCAAAATCGATGACCTAGTCAAGTACCAAGCGATCGGGTCAGACAAGATCAAGTCGGTCCATGGGGTGGACACCCCGAGCCCTGGTAATCCCGGTGCCTGGGATTGGCGCGGAAAAGGGTGGCTGATGATCGCCAGCTCCCACTGGGAGTGCATGGGCTTCGGTCATGCCGACGAGAACAACCAGTGGATGGTCACATACTTTGCCAAAACTCTCTTCACCCCGGCTGGCATTGACATCTACTCGCGAAACAAGCAGGGTCTCCCCCAGTCGAAGATCGATGAGATACTCCACGCTCTCCGAGATTTTGGCGTGACACAACTCACGGAGCTTGCCAACGGGATCTTCCAGATCCCACAAAACTAG
- a CDS encoding uncharacterized protein (ID:PFLUO_000102-T1.cds;~source:funannotate), which translates to MPSPITQTGYRLHPTNIMKAAQWMGTPVDVTTHPDVGDYLLSIQPHGLNRSIAASGFRSTQHPPHAAMRAIGLERDSSDTVASIIKATRKGSKVALICDFLRPMMQKALTVRGGQAAPQRYQPFLLDLFIYGCLDPSWLFAYVDEFENILEQHHRFARHEMTGGLKVCLVTAFGRSERMKANNDLVIERDG; encoded by the exons ATGCCCAG CCCCATCACCCAAACGGGGTATAGGCTACATCCTACAAACATCATGAAGGCAGCTCAATGGATGGGCACGCCCGTGGACGTAACAACGCATCCGGACGTGGGCGACTATCTGCTATCGATTCAACCTCACGGGCTCAACCGTTCGATTGCGGCCTCTGGTTTCCGAAGCACGCAGCACCCACCTCATGCGGCCATGCGAGCGATTGGACTGGAGCGTGACAGCAGCGACACAGTGGCTTCTATCATCAAGGCCACGCGCAAGGGCAGCAAGGTGGCGCTGATTTGCGACTTCTTAAGGCCCATGATGCAGAAGGCGCTCACGGTCCGAGGCGGCCAGGCGGCTCCGCAGCGGTATCAACCATTCCTGCTCGACCTGTTCATATACGGCTGCCTGGACCCGTCGTGGCTGTTCGCGTACGTGGACGAGTTCGAGAACATATTGGAGCAACACCATCGATTTGCGCGCCACGAGATGACCGGCGGACTCAAGGTGTGCTTGGTGACTGCATTTGGACGCAGCGAGCGAATGAAGGCCAACAATGACTTGGTAATTGAGCGGGATGGGTAG
- a CDS encoding uncharacterized protein (ID:PFLUO_000103-T1.cds;~source:funannotate) has translation MFPPPALDLDWNDIGFKVRDVHGHVECHFSHSEAPAWSAPQFIASPFLNVHGMAPGLNYGQQAYEGLKAFRHANGKITIFRPDRNAKRMQTSAEVVSIPPVPEELFIESVRLAVAANAEFVPPHESGAAMYIRPLIFGSSAQLGLSPPDGYTLAVFVMPTGVYHGAHAVDALILEDFDRCAPHGTGAAKVGGNYAPVLRHSDRARREGFGITLHLDSATRSEIDEFSTSAFLGVVRDGDSVTIVQPNSQNVIDSVTASSVLEIAQGLGYRVEKRRVAYEELSRFDEVIAGGTAAALVPVKSITRRSTGDKFEYRCGDDSQGGPIAATLLKMLRGIQSGAIEDARGWNYEVHAPPTGWMEGANGHETKERSGTNVP, from the exons atgttcCCCCCACCGGCCCTCGACCTCGACTGGAACGACATTGGCTTCAAAGTGCGCGATG TGCACGGCCATGTCGAATGCCACTTCTCGCATTCCGAAGCACCCGCGTGGTCCGCGCCCCAGTTCATcgcctcgcccttcttgaaTGTGCACGGCATGGCCCCCGGCCTGAACTACGGGCAGCAGGCCTACGAAGGCCTCAAGGCGTTCCGTCATGCCAATGGCAAGATCACCATCTTCCGGCCCGACCGCAATGCCAAGCGCATGCAGACCTCCGCGGAGGTAGTGTCCATCCCCCCCGTTCCGGAGGAATTGTTCATCGAGAGCGTCCGCCTTGCCGTTgccgccaacgccgagtTCGTGCCCCCGCATGAGTCCGGCGCGGCGATGTATATCCGACCTCTGATCTTTGGGTCGTCCGCACAGCTGGGTCTGAGCCCGCCGGACGGATACACGCTCGCTGTGTTTGTGATGCCTACGGGCGTTTATCACGGCGCCCATGCAGTTGATGCTCTCATTCTGGAAGACTTTGATCGGTGTGCGCCACACGGGACGGGCGCTGCCAAAGTGGGAGGCAATTATGCTCCGGTGCTGCGCCATAGTGATCGCGCTCGCCGGGAAGGCTTTGGCATCACACTGCACTTGGATAGCGCGACTCGCTCCGAGATTGACGAATTTTCCACTTCGGCATTCCTGGGCGTTGTGCGCGATGGCGATTCGGTCACGATTGTCCAACCCAATTCCCAGAATGTGATTGACTCCGTGACGGCTTCGTCGGTGCTTGAGATTGCACAGGGCTTGGGATACCGCGTGGAGAAGCGACGGGTAGCCTACGAAGAGCTGAGTCGCTTCGACGAGGTCATTGCTGGAGGCACGGCGGCCGCCCTAGTGCCGGTGAAGAGCATCACCCGGCGGTCTACCGGTGACAAATTCGAGTATCGCTGTGGCGATGACAGCCAGGGCGGTCCGATCGCTGCgacgctgctgaagatgTTACGCGGAATCCAGTCTGGGGCGATCGAAGACGCTCGGGGTTGGAACTATGAGGTGCACGCCCCGCCGACTGGTTGGATGGAGGGCGCGAATGGACACGAAACAAAGGAGCGCAGCGGCACCAATGTTCCGTAG
- a CDS encoding uncharacterized protein (ID:PFLUO_000104-T1.cds;~source:funannotate), with the protein MASYSQNVLKTDPEYIQASSDFGDVSYALPAIHAMFCIPVKEKGVVTHHWSFTEAAGSDLAFQICLTVGKCLALCAWDMLTNDSKYEAAVADWKLAKSE; encoded by the exons ATGGCCAGTTATTCTCAAAACGTCCTAAAAACGGACCCGGAATACATCCAGGCTTCGTCAGACTTCG GCGACGTGAGCTACGCACTCCCTGCGATTCATGCGATGTTCTGTATCCCAGTCAAGGAAAAGGGGGTCGTCACTCACCATTGGTCTTTCACTGAAGCTGCAGGCAGTGATCTTGCTTTCCAAATTTGCCTTACGGTTGGAAAATGCCTTGCTTTGTGTGCATGGGATATGTTGACAAATGACAGCAAGTATGAAGCTGCTGTGGCAGACTGGAAGCTTGCAAAAAGCGAGTAA